ATTTCTTTCTGTATCAACCTAGTGGACTTTAGTAGCAGTTCTGAATTCCCACTGGTTGCATTCTGACGGATCTATTCACAATAGCTGAATTCTTCTTCAATCATTCTGAAAATTGTAACAATTCGCCAAAAATCTACATAGATTATAGTGGTATAATTTTTTTGTATTTGTCAGCGTTTTTCTCAACTCTTATTTTAACAAAAGTATTGAATCCTTAAATAAAATTTAAAACTCCCATGAACAAAATATCGCTTAACTACAAAGCCTCAATTATTCCTCTATTAGGTGCAATAATAGTCACCAACGGATTTTTCTCCACAGTATCGGCGCAAAATATTTCTGCTCCAGACACTACTGATTCTGTTGCCGCCACTGTCGAAAATCAAGAGTTTCCCCAATGGGGATATTACACGGTACGGAGAGATTTTCGCAGATGTGCTTCTCCAATATGCGGTGGATATTTCATTAAGCAGGTAAACTTGAAAGCTACTCCTTGCTTAGATGGTATTTTTCGCTCCGAATGTTATGTGTCTGCAATTGATTGGAGTTCCCTGAAAGTCCCACCTTCCCAACTGGTAAAAATTCAAAATGATAGTGGTAGCCGTGTGATTCTCAGAGGTAATATCGTTCCAGTAACATTTCCTCGATTCGGTGAATTTGGGAATTTGAGAGTAAAAGAAGCTTTCTATGCCGCGACAAATGCTCCAGCAAAAGGTACTTTTGTGGCACTAAAAGACAATGGCATTCGTTGCATCACAACTCCTTGCTTCTCCACAGATAATCTGGTTCTAAATAAGCCGAAGATTTCTCAAGTTTCGTCAATCGATTTGAGTCAAACGAGTGCAACACAAAAACAACTTGACGCAGCAACAAGCGAAATTTTCGATCAAGGTTTGATTGCTGTAGGTAAAACTGAGGTAGTAGAAAACGTAGATCCAACCAAGAGAGATACTAAGTTTGTGGCTACACAATTTTATTTGAGAGTGGAACCGAACTAAAGAAATAAGGTTATCTTTGCCACTGGCTCATCCTAAAACTGTGCGATCGCCTATCTCAAAGAAGCGTTACGCACTTGGAAGGGAGTCAAGTCAAC
This window of the Nostoc commune NIES-4072 genome carries:
- a CDS encoding DUF6748 domain-containing protein is translated as MNKISLNYKASIIPLLGAIIVTNGFFSTVSAQNISAPDTTDSVAATVENQEFPQWGYYTVRRDFRRCASPICGGYFIKQVNLKATPCLDGIFRSECYVSAIDWSSLKVPPSQLVKIQNDSGSRVILRGNIVPVTFPRFGEFGNLRVKEAFYAATNAPAKGTFVALKDNGIRCITTPCFSTDNLVLNKPKISQVSSIDLSQTSATQKQLDAATSEIFDQGLIAVGKTEVVENVDPTKRDTKFVATQFYLRVEPN